Proteins co-encoded in one Bacillus paramycoides genomic window:
- a CDS encoding GNAT family N-acetyltransferase, with translation MRNLVIEEINQINDDMEELSKLLKTVVNDGASIGFLPPLDQKESAKYWETVLAPEVILYVAKINNEVAGSIQLHLVTKPNGIHRAEICKLMTHPNFRRNGIGRSLMQQAEERAKQENRSLIVLDTREGDPSNRLYKSLDYKEVGKIPEYAISPNGNLDATVIYYKVI, from the coding sequence ATGCGAAATTTAGTGATTGAAGAGATTAATCAAATAAATGATGATATGGAAGAGCTTTCTAAACTTTTGAAAACGGTTGTAAATGATGGAGCGTCAATTGGTTTTTTACCTCCACTGGATCAAAAAGAATCAGCGAAGTATTGGGAAACTGTTTTAGCACCAGAAGTGATCTTATATGTTGCTAAAATAAATAATGAAGTGGCAGGGAGTATTCAATTACATTTAGTTACAAAGCCTAATGGGATTCATAGAGCTGAAATTTGTAAGTTAATGACTCATCCAAACTTTAGACGTAATGGCATTGGACGTTCACTTATGCAACAAGCAGAGGAACGAGCGAAGCAAGAAAATAGGTCTCTTATAGTGCTAGATACGAGAGAAGGAGACCCTTCTAATAGATTGTATAAATCACTAGACTATAAAGAAGTTGGAAAAATACCAGAATACGCAATATCTCCAAATGGTAATTTAGACGCGACAGTTATTTATTATAAAGTTATATAA